The Leptolyngbya subtilissima AS-A7 genome has a window encoding:
- a CDS encoding esterase-like activity of phytase family protein, protein MAEWMGQMLRRIGPRGAIALLLVLALTSCAIPQIKAEDRLFLPLTVELLDVYTLPPQEFEGTTVGGLSALAYDRPRDRLYVLSDDRGRFGPTRFYTFAITLKRSGPPKFDTVSLEAFTPLLDAEGNSYPQGSLDPEGIALSPRDTLFIASEGDVQQSVPPFIAEFDRETGQAIATLLLPKRYLPDDPDSPSQGVQNNLSLEALTVTGSPSGAGMTEPFRLFAATESALVQDYNNDPSQPLNSRFLHYLIGDDQNTLIAEHRYPLDLEPSGAVVNGLTDLLAIDPAGHFLALERAAGLRGLQVKLYQLATGGATDTSTIPSLSGDVSGSSPIRKQLVLDFAETPLAVDNLEGMTLGPRLPDGSQSLLMVSDNNFEGDRATQLLLLRLQM, encoded by the coding sequence ATGGCAGAGTGGATGGGCCAAATGCTACGGCGAATTGGGCCGCGAGGAGCGATCGCCCTCCTCTTAGTGCTGGCGCTAACCAGCTGTGCCATACCCCAAATCAAGGCCGAAGACCGACTGTTTTTGCCTCTCACCGTTGAACTGCTAGATGTATATACCCTGCCGCCCCAGGAGTTCGAAGGCACCACGGTGGGTGGGCTGTCGGCCCTGGCCTACGATCGCCCCCGCGATCGGCTCTACGTTCTCTCCGATGACCGGGGTCGGTTTGGCCCCACCCGCTTTTATACCTTCGCCATTACCCTAAAGCGCAGCGGCCCGCCCAAGTTTGACACCGTCTCCCTCGAAGCCTTTACCCCCCTGCTCGATGCCGAGGGCAACTCCTATCCTCAAGGCAGCCTCGACCCCGAAGGCATTGCCCTATCGCCCCGTGACACCCTGTTCATTGCCAGCGAGGGGGATGTGCAGCAGAGCGTGCCACCCTTCATCGCCGAGTTTGACCGCGAGACGGGCCAGGCGATCGCTACCCTACTACTGCCCAAGCGATACCTGCCAGATGACCCCGACAGCCCCAGCCAGGGAGTGCAAAACAACCTCAGCTTAGAGGCCCTCACCGTCACCGGATCGCCCAGTGGGGCCGGCATGACTGAGCCCTTTCGTCTCTTCGCTGCCACTGAGTCAGCGCTGGTGCAAGACTACAACAACGACCCCAGCCAGCCCCTCAATAGCCGCTTTTTGCACTACCTGATTGGCGACGACCAGAATACCCTGATCGCCGAGCATCGTTATCCGCTCGATTTAGAACCCTCTGGCGCAGTGGTAAATGGCCTTACCGATTTGCTGGCAATCGACCCAGCTGGGCACTTTCTTGCCTTAGAGCGGGCTGCGGGCCTGCGCGGGCTGCAGGTGAAGCTGTACCAACTGGCCACTGGCGGCGCCACCGATACGTCGACCATACCCAGCCTAAGCGGGGATGTATCGGGCAGTTCGCCCATTCGCAAGCAGCTGGTGCTCGATTTTGCCGAAACTCCCCTGGCGGTGGATAACCTAGAAGGTATGACCCTAGGTCCGCGCCTGCCCGACGGTAGCCAGAGCCTGCTGATGGTCAGCGACAACAATTTTGAGGGCGATCGCGCCACCCAGCTGCTGCTGCTGCGTTTGCAGATGTAG
- a CDS encoding FAD-dependent oxidoreductase — MPPLSMLERPRHRSVSSKLHPKRKRRRSRRPRLMMMALISSTLLLVAFRGASEYWRQPLEFSQRPVGQIVNRAEVATGIRQIQTANGRPTLNPLPLAEEVWTCEVVVIGGTLGGVAAASQAMKTGVTTCLIELTPWLGGQISSQGVSAIDESRAMRWRRNFSPSWEAFKDLIKRQPVYLPPWTGLPAQLPVERTNSCWVGELCFTPRAGATAAEMWMRDAAQNAPESRWATSTAFKGAAFDASGRYVTAVYGVRRVPLDPGYVPTGRLSQELGRWYAWSDDEAYNKIPIRLQPPPNRSMIVIDATDTGELVGWANLPHRLGSDGQGFTGEVNAPPQDNPDCTQAYTYPFVLATLDDRNESLKELQKLEPALSKADHRKEFSLEGFPFFDFGSVFNYRRIVSQRAGDSNVNRTQPGEITLINWNKGNDWHFMDPPLVFTEEDIRLSGQRQDWLGGLSTESLNYGEVHALQFAEWLLENESTNKLSLTFLRGGDSPLGTQSGLSMVPYIREGRRILGRPAYGQDSFMAVEADLREDMTGGRDFRATAVALAHYDIDIHGCRYRSWRPSYEAAGASIKEFVVRPLQVPLEALVPQGVDNVLIGGKSVAASHIVNGVTRVHYGEWSIGGAAGATAGWLLRYAKPSDLTPAQVVVTGQMPALQQFLIEQGLKFTW, encoded by the coding sequence ATGCCGCCCTTGTCCATGCTAGAGCGCCCTCGCCATCGTTCAGTGTCATCAAAGCTCCATCCCAAGCGCAAGCGGCGGCGATCCCGCAGACCTCGGTTGATGATGATGGCCCTGATCAGCAGCACCCTGTTGCTGGTTGCTTTTCGTGGTGCCAGCGAATACTGGCGTCAGCCTCTCGAATTTAGCCAGCGTCCGGTGGGGCAAATTGTCAACCGGGCTGAAGTTGCCACCGGCATTCGCCAAATTCAAACTGCCAACGGGCGGCCTACCCTGAATCCACTACCGCTGGCCGAAGAGGTTTGGACCTGCGAGGTTGTCGTGATTGGCGGCACTCTAGGCGGAGTTGCCGCTGCATCCCAAGCGATGAAAACCGGCGTTACTACCTGCCTGATTGAGCTAACCCCGTGGCTAGGAGGGCAGATCAGCTCCCAGGGAGTATCGGCGATCGACGAGTCGCGGGCCATGCGGTGGCGACGCAACTTTTCCCCTAGTTGGGAGGCGTTTAAGGATCTGATTAAGCGGCAGCCCGTATACCTACCGCCCTGGACAGGGCTGCCTGCTCAGCTACCGGTAGAGCGAACCAATAGCTGCTGGGTAGGTGAACTGTGCTTCACTCCCCGGGCCGGAGCCACAGCGGCAGAAATGTGGATGCGAGATGCCGCTCAAAATGCCCCCGAGAGCCGTTGGGCCACCTCTACCGCCTTTAAGGGTGCAGCCTTTGATGCCTCTGGCCGCTACGTGACGGCGGTATATGGAGTGCGGCGCGTTCCTCTCGATCCGGGCTATGTGCCGACGGGGCGGCTCTCCCAGGAGCTAGGGCGGTGGTACGCCTGGTCAGATGATGAGGCCTACAACAAAATTCCCATTCGCCTACAGCCGCCGCCGAACCGCTCCATGATCGTGATCGACGCGACGGATACTGGCGAGCTAGTGGGCTGGGCCAACCTGCCCCACCGCCTAGGCTCGGATGGTCAGGGCTTTACCGGCGAAGTCAACGCGCCGCCGCAGGATAATCCCGACTGTACCCAGGCTTACACCTATCCCTTTGTGTTGGCTACCCTCGACGACAGAAATGAGAGCCTCAAGGAGCTGCAAAAACTAGAGCCTGCTCTATCCAAGGCCGATCACCGCAAAGAATTTAGTCTGGAAGGGTTTCCATTCTTCGACTTTGGCAGTGTGTTTAACTATCGTCGCATTGTCAGCCAGCGGGCGGGAGACTCAAACGTCAACCGCACCCAGCCCGGCGAAATTACTTTAATTAACTGGAATAAGGGCAACGACTGGCACTTTATGGACCCGCCTTTGGTGTTTACCGAAGAGGATATTCGCTTGTCGGGGCAGCGCCAAGACTGGCTCGGCGGACTCTCGACCGAATCACTTAACTACGGTGAAGTTCACGCGCTCCAGTTTGCCGAGTGGCTGCTCGAAAATGAGAGCACTAACAAGCTGTCGCTGACGTTTCTGCGGGGGGGTGATTCACCCCTGGGCACTCAGTCTGGCCTCAGCATGGTGCCCTACATTCGCGAGGGCCGCCGCATTTTGGGCCGCCCAGCCTACGGTCAAGACAGCTTTATGGCGGTGGAGGCCGACCTGCGAGAAGACATGACTGGGGGGCGCGATTTTAGGGCCACAGCAGTGGCTCTAGCCCACTACGATATTGATATCCACGGCTGCCGCTACCGATCCTGGCGACCTTCCTATGAGGCAGCGGGGGCCAGCATCAAAGAATTTGTGGTGAGACCGCTGCAAGTTCCCTTAGAGGCACTGGTGCCCCAGGGGGTCGACAATGTGCTGATTGGCGGTAAGAGTGTGGCCGCCAGCCACATCGTCAATGGCGTGACGCGGGTGCACTACGGCGAGTGGAGCATTGGTGGGGCAGCGGGGGCGACGGCTGGCTGGCTGCTGCGCTACGCTAAGCCCAGCGATCTGACCCCGGCCCAGGTGGTGGTGACCGGGCAAATGCCTGCTCTGCAACAGTTTTTGATCGAGCAGGGGCTGAAATTTACCTGGTAA
- a CDS encoding PPC domain-containing protein yields the protein MQFHLRLQRNLLLPLALTTLALTSLPAKAQTTVYSPISLPASREVNDALSNSDIPTGTGGFARDYTVNLEAGDQVAVDVTSEEFDTLVILMNKDGVTVGENDDGPDGTTNSLLFARIGESGTYTVRVSAYAGQGAGNFYLKVARLREVQ from the coding sequence ATGCAATTTCACCTTCGGCTACAGCGCAACCTGCTGCTTCCTTTGGCATTGACTACCTTGGCGCTGACTTCGCTGCCAGCCAAGGCGCAGACAACTGTTTATTCTCCTATTTCGCTACCGGCATCGCGAGAAGTTAACGATGCCCTGAGCAATAGCGACATCCCTACCGGTACCGGTGGGTTTGCCCGCGACTATACGGTCAATCTAGAGGCGGGGGACCAAGTAGCAGTCGATGTCACCTCTGAAGAGTTTGACACCTTGGTCATTTTGATGAACAAAGACGGTGTCACCGTGGGCGAAAACGATGACGGCCCGGACGGCACCACTAATTCTTTACTGTTCGCCCGCATTGGTGAGTCAGGCACCTACACGGTCCGGGTAAGCGCCTACGCTGGGCAAGGTGCCGGTAATTTTTACCTTAAGGTGGCCCGCCTGCGAGAGGTTCAGTAG
- a CDS encoding CHAT domain-containing protein — MPSFLRRRLRSLLGLLFLGGLTLALWGGQGWGLLGLANDSISTQAGTPERLVQTGVSFYQAGDYQSAIDRWQRALQSYSPGAEPSQRVLVYENLARAHQQVGQPAEALDAWAAAATLYRELGDSLHLGRTLTEQAQVHLSLGQHRRAIALLCLPQTEASIDSCTPGSALALATASDDALGEVAALGSLGEAYRLQGDYPEAEAVLQRGLKLAQGSGYGQFEGPLLNSLGSIFQRRSRLDYRRAEAASQLGLTGIANTFSSQAQAQAQQARQLLERALAEAQQQASLAAEWQTRLNLLPLYRQQDDPTAVNATRQRLGELVAQLPASRTLAYGAIAVGRSYQPVGTTFRCAPADGEAQAQVWLDRGAAIATQISDHRAQSFALGELGHLRECQGQLDAAVALTQQAQVAATQGLAAADSLYLWQWQAGRIARLQGNPKAAIAAYTQAVTTLESIRTEILVADRDVQFDFRDTVEPLYRELIELQLTGVASLQAAAKQTLPSSASALESALVTADALRLAELQNYFGNDCILNPIAQARVDLLAQSTNTAVISSVVLPQRTALIVNLPNQPPQLVWIDNSSQLRDTVIQFRLGLEAFYTEPYDTTVAEQLYGQLIKPLEPALTAGNITTLVFIHDGFLRSVPMAALYNGDQFLIEKYAIATTPALTLTTAAPSRPENLQALVLGSSQAVVAAGRRFPPIPAVPTEVASVLSALPGSQALLDEAFSQAQLKQALQETPFSILHFATHGQFSPDPAENFIITGQGETVTFGQLEAFIQAGNPGNPQIDLVMLTACDTAAGDDRATLGLAGVAIRAGARSAIASLWQADDAITAQISQDFYRFLREPHLNKAQALQQAQIQAIRRGPSVTPGKWAPLILVGNWL, encoded by the coding sequence ATGCCAAGCTTTCTGCGTCGTCGCCTGCGTAGCCTGTTGGGTCTACTTTTTCTGGGGGGGCTAACGCTAGCGCTTTGGGGTGGTCAGGGGTGGGGATTGTTAGGGCTAGCGAACGATTCGATCTCGACTCAGGCTGGCACTCCAGAGCGGCTTGTGCAAACAGGGGTTTCCTTTTACCAAGCTGGCGACTACCAGAGCGCCATCGATCGCTGGCAACGGGCGCTACAGAGCTATAGCCCTGGCGCTGAGCCATCGCAGCGGGTGCTGGTCTACGAAAATTTGGCCAGAGCCCATCAACAGGTGGGTCAACCCGCAGAGGCACTAGACGCTTGGGCGGCAGCGGCAACTCTTTATCGCGAGTTGGGCGACTCGCTGCACCTGGGGCGTACCTTAACCGAGCAGGCCCAGGTGCATTTGAGTCTGGGGCAACACCGACGGGCGATCGCCCTGCTCTGCCTGCCCCAAACCGAGGCTTCCATAGATTCCTGCACCCCCGGTTCGGCCCTCGCCCTAGCCACCGCCAGCGACGACGCCCTTGGGGAAGTAGCGGCCCTTGGCAGTCTGGGCGAAGCCTATCGCCTCCAAGGCGACTATCCAGAGGCTGAGGCCGTTTTACAGCGTGGGCTGAAGCTCGCTCAGGGGTCGGGGTATGGTCAGTTTGAAGGGCCATTACTCAACAGCCTGGGCAGCATTTTTCAGCGGCGATCGCGCCTTGACTACCGCCGAGCCGAGGCGGCCAGCCAGCTGGGGCTAACCGGCATTGCCAACACCTTTAGCAGCCAGGCCCAGGCGCAAGCGCAGCAGGCCCGACAGCTTTTAGAACGAGCGCTTGCAGAGGCTCAGCAGCAGGCCAGCCTAGCCGCAGAGTGGCAAACCCGACTCAACCTGCTGCCCCTCTATCGCCAGCAAGACGACCCAACAGCTGTGAATGCGACCCGCCAGCGGCTGGGCGAGTTAGTGGCTCAGCTGCCCGCCAGTCGAACCCTGGCCTACGGGGCGATTGCCGTGGGGCGGTCATATCAGCCGGTGGGCACCACCTTTCGCTGTGCCCCAGCTGATGGCGAGGCCCAGGCTCAGGTCTGGCTAGACCGGGGCGCGGCGATCGCTACCCAAATCAGCGACCACCGCGCCCAATCCTTTGCCTTAGGAGAGCTAGGACACCTGCGCGAGTGCCAGGGTCAGCTAGATGCCGCCGTGGCCCTGACCCAGCAAGCCCAGGTAGCCGCCACTCAAGGTTTAGCAGCCGCCGATAGCCTTTACCTGTGGCAGTGGCAAGCGGGCCGCATCGCTCGCCTCCAGGGCAACCCTAAGGCAGCGATCGCCGCTTATACCCAAGCTGTCACCACCCTAGAGAGCATTCGTACCGAAATTTTGGTGGCCGATCGCGACGTGCAGTTTGACTTTCGAGATACCGTCGAACCCCTCTACCGCGAGCTGATTGAACTCCAACTGACAGGAGTGGCCAGTCTTCAGGCAGCGGCCAAGCAAACCCTGCCTTCATCCGCCTCTGCCCTAGAATCCGCCCTGGTCACCGCCGATGCCCTGCGGCTAGCCGAGTTGCAAAATTACTTTGGCAACGACTGCATTCTCAACCCCATCGCCCAGGCCCGAGTCGATCTGCTGGCTCAAAGCACTAATACCGCCGTTATTAGCTCGGTCGTACTGCCCCAGCGCACGGCCTTAATCGTTAACCTGCCCAATCAACCTCCACAGCTCGTCTGGATTGACAACAGCTCCCAGCTGCGAGACACCGTTATACAGTTTCGTCTGGGGTTAGAGGCCTTCTACACCGAACCCTACGACACCACCGTGGCCGAACAGCTCTACGGTCAGCTGATCAAGCCATTAGAACCGGCTCTAACGGCAGGCAACATTACGACCCTGGTATTTATTCACGACGGTTTTTTGCGCAGCGTGCCCATGGCAGCGCTCTACAATGGTGACCAGTTTTTAATCGAGAAATACGCCATAGCCACCACCCCCGCCCTCACCCTGACCACCGCTGCACCCTCGCGTCCTGAGAATTTGCAGGCTCTGGTGTTGGGCAGCAGCCAGGCGGTGGTTGCGGCGGGACGTCGGTTTCCGCCTATTCCAGCGGTGCCGACGGAGGTGGCCTCAGTCTTGTCAGCACTGCCGGGCAGTCAGGCGCTGCTCGATGAGGCCTTTAGCCAAGCCCAGCTGAAGCAGGCACTGCAAGAAACCCCCTTTTCCATTCTGCACTTTGCCACCCACGGGCAGTTTAGCCCCGACCCTGCGGAAAATTTCATCATCACCGGGCAGGGGGAAACCGTCACCTTTGGTCAGCTAGAGGCGTTCATTCAAGCGGGGAACCCCGGCAACCCACAGATTGATCTGGTCATGCTCACGGCCTGCGACACCGCCGCCGGGGATGATCGCGCTACCTTGGGTCTGGCCGGAGTAGCGATTCGGGCTGGGGCTAGAAGTGCGATCGCCTCCCTTTGGCAGGCCGACGATGCTATCACAGCTCAAATCAGCCAAGATTTTTATCGGTTTTTGAGAGAGCCCCATCTCAACAAAGCCCAAGCGCTCCAGCAAGCTCAAATTCAAGCTATTCGGCGGGGCCCTAGTGTTACCCCCGGTAAGTGGGCACCGCTAATCTTAGTGGGCAACTGGCTTTGA
- a CDS encoding calcium-binding protein: MAIINGSVFGDVVTGTIGNDSIASFEGNDYIYGSFGNDLIKGGSGIDTVDYSMLGQPITLEAGGFVGKGTAGVDKIVSVDNVIGAIGQFNTIDASSGNSGIVSINVDLSINSLVVNDIPGIGTIGLGVQNFIDVVGTTQNDFIAGDFQNNILNGNSGNDFLFGNSGNDWMIGGKGSDIVLGGSGSDTLSGGSGNDFLNGFGFTFGEFDVLEGGSGADVFALGDANSLYYLDNGYATITDFNYLEGDKIQVTGSASNYGIAFQDLSGGLATDTLIFFGGDLIGVVQDTTNVVPTFDFIAA; this comes from the coding sequence ATGGCTATCATCAACGGCAGTGTTTTTGGTGATGTTGTGACTGGCACCATTGGCAATGATTCGATTGCATCATTTGAGGGTAACGATTACATCTACGGCAGCTTTGGCAATGACTTAATCAAGGGTGGCTCTGGCATTGATACCGTCGACTACAGCATGCTTGGCCAGCCCATAACCCTAGAAGCCGGTGGATTTGTCGGCAAGGGAACCGCCGGAGTAGACAAAATTGTGTCTGTCGACAACGTCATTGGCGCGATCGGACAATTTAATACTATTGATGCGTCTTCGGGCAACAGCGGCATCGTATCGATTAATGTTGATCTTTCTATCAATAGTTTAGTGGTCAATGATATTCCCGGCATTGGCACTATTGGGCTAGGAGTTCAAAATTTCATTGATGTTGTTGGCACAACCCAGAATGATTTTATTGCTGGTGATTTCCAAAACAATATTCTTAACGGCAACAGCGGCAATGACTTTTTATTCGGCAACTCCGGCAACGATTGGATGATTGGCGGCAAGGGCAGCGACATCGTCCTGGGGGGCAGCGGCAGCGATACGCTGAGTGGGGGTTCTGGCAACGATTTCCTCAATGGCTTCGGTTTTACCTTCGGCGAGTTTGATGTGCTTGAGGGTGGTTCGGGGGCCGATGTATTCGCCCTCGGCGATGCCAACAGCCTCTACTACCTCGACAACGGTTATGCCACTATTACCGACTTCAACTATTTAGAGGGCGACAAAATTCAGGTTACGGGTAGCGCCAGCAATTACGGCATTGCGTTCCAGGATCTTTCTGGAGGGCTAGCTACCGATACTCTGATCTTCTTTGGCGGCGACCTGATTGGCGTTGTGCAAGATACGACAAATGTGGTGCCTACGTTTGATTTCATCGCCGCCTAG
- a CDS encoding response regulator transcription factor yields the protein MTTSQRQQLLVVDDHDAVLSGTVSALQKDYPDADIRTVRTAQEAAASVATVLPALLIVDLSIPEKAGAPSLPETGIGLLRLLMQQYPELNIVVQSAHVKSLVRLKPAIDAHQGGFTIVDKSLPLHEMLTKASWAMQGLIYTPKDMRSGLEVKPEWLHVLQLAFKEGLQDKAIADHMNVSERTVRHYWSKVQDALGVYPDPGKNIRIQTEIRAREEGLID from the coding sequence ATGACTACTTCTCAACGCCAACAGCTACTGGTCGTCGATGACCACGACGCCGTGCTCAGCGGCACCGTGAGCGCCCTGCAAAAAGACTACCCTGACGCCGATATTCGCACCGTGCGCACTGCCCAGGAGGCTGCGGCCAGCGTGGCGACGGTGCTGCCCGCTCTGCTGATAGTCGATCTGTCCATTCCAGAAAAAGCTGGGGCACCCTCGCTGCCCGAGACGGGGATTGGCTTGCTGCGATTGCTCATGCAGCAGTATCCCGAACTCAACATCGTGGTGCAGAGCGCCCACGTCAAATCGCTGGTGCGGCTCAAACCGGCGATCGACGCTCACCAAGGGGGCTTTACCATTGTCGACAAAAGCTTGCCCCTGCACGAAATGCTGACCAAGGCGAGCTGGGCTATGCAGGGGCTAATTTATACCCCCAAAGATATGCGAAGCGGCCTGGAGGTTAAGCCCGAGTGGCTGCACGTGTTGCAGCTCGCCTTTAAAGAAGGGCTGCAAGACAAGGCCATTGCCGATCACATGAATGTCTCAGAGCGCACCGTCCGCCACTACTGGAGCAAGGTGCAAGATGCTCTGGGGGTCTATCCCGACCCCGGCAAAAATATTCGTATTCAAACCGAAATTCGCGCCCGCGAGGAAGGGCTAATCGACTGA
- a CDS encoding ShlB/FhaC/HecB family hemolysin secretion/activation protein: MHLFRAGLVALIVVMALDLGAQAQTPPGLPLPEPTEPTRPAPLNPPLPEPIPPEEPLLRPEPTPEETSPPAGELVFTVNRIEVVGNTVLEDEIAALVEPLEGNALSLADLLGLRTAITELYQRQGYVTSGAFLPTNQDLGSGVVQIQVIEGGVETIQVNGLGRLREGYVRDRIALATQSPLQIAQIEDALRLLQIDPLLERVDAELTAGSRPGQNILILDVVEADPLSAAITLDNSQSSSIGSWQAEAQVQHRNVLGLGDAASLRYGHTQGLNLYELRYGLPLNARDGTLQLRYENASSRIVTPQFVDAGIRSNSQTLALSVRQPLSRSISQEFALGLAFDLRESRSFILNDIPFSFSVGPENGVAKVSALRFSQDWLTRDIRRVVAARSQFSLGLGLFDATINDTGTDGRFFAWLGQFQWVERVSPNLLLVSRVNAQLTPNSLLPLERFSVGGQDTVRGYAQNQIVTDNAVVGSVELRIPLSATSNQLLLIPFVDAGTGWNTQTESPTPSVLLGTGLGVQWQPSPAANLGFTYGIPLIGVPNRGGSWQENGFYFTFTYQPL; this comes from the coding sequence ATGCATCTATTTCGTGCTGGGCTGGTTGCCCTGATAGTGGTAATGGCCCTTGATCTGGGGGCTCAGGCCCAAACGCCGCCCGGTTTACCGCTGCCCGAGCCGACTGAGCCCACCCGGCCTGCCCCACTAAATCCACCCTTGCCAGAGCCAATTCCGCCCGAGGAACCGCTGCTGCGACCCGAGCCCACCCCTGAGGAGACCAGTCCTCCGGCGGGTGAACTTGTGTTTACCGTCAACCGCATTGAGGTGGTAGGCAACACTGTTTTAGAGGATGAGATCGCCGCCCTAGTGGAGCCCTTGGAGGGGAATGCCCTATCGCTGGCCGATTTACTCGGGTTGCGCACCGCCATTACCGAGCTGTACCAGCGCCAGGGCTACGTTACCTCCGGGGCCTTTTTGCCCACCAATCAAGACCTGGGCAGCGGGGTAGTGCAGATTCAGGTGATCGAAGGCGGGGTTGAGACTATTCAGGTGAATGGGTTGGGCCGACTGCGAGAGGGCTATGTGCGCGATCGCATTGCCCTGGCCACCCAGTCACCCCTGCAAATTGCCCAGATCGAAGACGCCCTGCGCCTGCTGCAAATCGACCCTCTGCTGGAGCGCGTCGATGCCGAACTCACCGCTGGCAGCCGTCCGGGGCAAAACATTCTAATTCTCGACGTGGTGGAGGCCGACCCGTTGTCGGCTGCAATCACCCTCGACAACTCCCAGTCATCGAGCATTGGCTCGTGGCAAGCCGAAGCCCAGGTGCAGCACCGCAACGTGCTAGGACTGGGGGATGCGGCCAGCCTGCGCTATGGCCACACCCAGGGGCTAAACCTCTACGAGCTGCGCTACGGCCTGCCCCTCAACGCCCGCGACGGCACTCTGCAACTGCGTTACGAAAACGCCAGCAGCCGTATCGTCACGCCCCAGTTTGTCGATGCAGGCATTCGCAGCAACAGCCAAACGTTGGCACTGAGCGTGCGCCAACCCCTGAGCCGCTCCATCAGCCAGGAGTTTGCCCTGGGCTTGGCCTTTGACCTGCGCGAAAGCCGCAGCTTTATTCTCAACGACATTCCCTTTTCCTTTTCTGTGGGGCCAGAGAACGGGGTGGCGAAGGTAAGCGCCTTGCGGTTTTCCCAGGACTGGCTGACACGGGATATCCGGCGGGTGGTGGCGGCGCGATCGCAGTTTAGCCTCGGCCTCGGCCTGTTTGATGCCACCATCAACGACACCGGCACCGATGGCCGTTTTTTTGCCTGGCTGGGCCAGTTTCAGTGGGTCGAACGGGTTTCGCCCAACCTGCTGCTGGTCAGCCGCGTCAACGCTCAGCTCACCCCCAACTCGCTGCTGCCCCTAGAGCGCTTTAGCGTCGGTGGGCAAGACACCGTACGTGGCTACGCTCAAAACCAGATCGTCACCGACAACGCCGTAGTCGGCTCGGTCGAGCTACGCATTCCCCTCTCGGCCACCTCCAACCAGCTCTTGCTAATTCCCTTTGTTGACGCGGGCACCGGCTGGAATACGCAGACCGAAAGCCCCACCCCCTCAGTGCTGCTCGGTACCGGACTGGGTGTGCAGTGGCAACCCAGTCCCGCCGCCAACCTGGGCTTCACCTACGGTATTCCCTTGATTGGCGTACCGAACCGGGGCGGCTCTTGGCAAGAAAATGGGTTTTACTTCACGTTTACCTATCAGCCGCTTTAG